In Brachyhypopomus gauderio isolate BG-103 chromosome 2, BGAUD_0.2, whole genome shotgun sequence, the DNA window cattctctcctagaacacacccctccattctctcctagaacacacccctccattctctcttagaacacacccctccattctctcctagaacacgcccctccattctctcctagaacacacccctccattctctcctagaacacgcccctccattctctcctagaacacacccctccattctctcttagaacacacccctccattctctcttagaacacacccctccattctctcctagaacacgcccctccattctctcctagaacacacccctccattctctcctagaacacacccctccattctctctaagaacacacccctccattctctcttagaacacacccctccattctctcctagaacacgcccctccattctctcctagaacacacccctccattctctcctagaacacacccctccattctctcctagaacacacccctccattctctcctagaacacgcccctccattctctcctagaacacgcccctccattctctcctagaacacgcccctccattctctcctagaacacgcccctccattctctcctagaacacgcccctccattctctcctagaacacacccctccattctctcctagaacacgcccctccattctctcctagaacacacccctccattctctcttagaacacacccctccattctctcctagaacacgcccctccattctctcctagaacacacccctccattctctcctagaaaTCAATAACTGAGTAGAACATGGGGTGGAGTTCCAATTTTAAATTGGAAAACATTGGAGTCCAAATTCCAAAGTGCCAGCAACTGCACAGACCTCAAGCAGGAGACAAACACAACCATCATCAAAGAAAATTGTCACCGAAACTCAACGTCTCTGGCCTGGTTCTTTCTCAGCTGTTTGGATTCACCATCAAAAGCATAACCTGATCTATAATTGTGTGGTTCAGCTCCGCCTCCCCCTAAAGGCGAGACTACATGGGATATTCTTAGCAGAAAGACAGGCTAAGGCTTGAATCTTGACAAGAGGCTCAAAAACTGAACTGACAAAAACACAATAGTGCCCATAAATTTTGAGTACTGTTTGGTTTCTTAAACTCCCCTCTGGTAAACAGTACCACGCCACCAACATCTTAAATAACTTAATGTACAATGGTGTATTTGATCACAATGGGGTATTTGAACACAGTGGTGTATTTGATCACAATGGTGTATTTGATCACAATGGGGTATTTGAACACAGTGGTGTATTTGATCACAATGGGGTATTTGAACACTGGTGTATTTGATCACAATGGGGTATTTGAACACAGTGGTGTATTTGAACACAATGGGGTATTTGAACACAATGGTGTATTTGATCACAATGGGGTATTTAAACACAGTGGTGCATTTGATCACAATGGGGTATTTGATCACAATGGGGTATTTGAACACAGTGGTGTATTTGATCAATATGGGGTATTTAAACACAATGGTGTATTTGATCACAATGGGGTATTTGAACACAGTGGTGCATTTGATCACAATGGGGTATTTGATCACAATGGGGTAGTTGAACACAGTGGTGTATTTGATCACAATGGGGTATTTGATCAAAATGGGGTATTTGAACACAGTGGTGTATTTGATCACAATGGGGTATTTGATCACAGTGGTGTATTTGAATTTAGATGCTTAATTTTTAGCTTACAAATTTCAGCACAAATGAACACTTAACATTTTGCATAGGGAATGGTTTAAATAACATATTTCACTTGTAGAGGATTACAGTTGCAATGTAGTTATGGCCACAGTATGAAATATATTGGCAGTACTTTTGTAACACAGTTTATGGAACACTTTTAGAAACTATTCAACAggagaaaaaaaacaggtttATTTTTCTGGAAATACTTCTATGGTGTGAGTTTTCATTACTAAGACTAGCTACTACAGACTGTTTTAACAGCTTTTCAAAATGCTGCTTTCTAGTCTGGAGAACAACAAAATAGGAGACTCTGGTGCAGAAAGGCTGGCGTGTGTCCTGCCATCTTTAACATCCCTGAAGATGCTGAAGTGAGTTCCCACTGATGGTTATTCACAACATTTCAAAAAGTCTTACACTCGACATTTAAGGCAGCTGATACTGAAGCAGGAGCCCGGTTTACCATAGTCTCCATCTTCCATTCTCCCACCAGTCTGTCACAGAACTCCATTGGAGATGCTGGTTTGAAGAAACTGGCCCAGGCTCTATCAGACGTCTCCTCACTACAAAGTCTTAGGTAGACCCTTTTCAAATAATTGCTCCGGTGAACTATGAACTGTAACTGTAGTTTCTGGATGTCAACATATGACTGAGTGAAGAAGCACTAATTTTTTCTCTCTTCTCGCTTGCATCATCATCACATCCATTAGTCTCTATGTAAATGAGATAGCAGATGTTGGAGCTGAAAACTTGGCCCTGGTTTTACCAGCCATGCAGTCCCTTCTGGACCTGGAGTAAGTCCAGTTCTTTATATTCTGCATAAAACTTTATTTGTTTACATGCATCGACCACTCTATCAGACGCCGCTTATAAAACAAGAAAGGAATCTTCACTACCCAACGAAGGGGAAAGTATAAACATGCCATGTCGTGTTTTTTAAAGTTAAAATTAATACTGTGGCCAACATTTCTTCCAAGATCCTACTGCCTAAAACCACCTCAAAGTCTTATGGGATCCTATTGCCACAAGACTAAAATCCTTCCTAAATTATTCCTAAATCCTTTCCTTTTCGATTAAGTAAGAGAAGATTCCCCCTTTACTAAATTGACCTATCTAAGTTACATAAAGATACTGCCAGCACACATTACACTTACCTAAGGCACAACGGTAAGGGATTTACTGTGGTAATCGAATCTTTAACGCACGAAACTGTACTAAAGCGAAACACTTTCAACGTGTCCCTTTCGAGTGAATCATTTCAATAACTAATAAATGCAACATGCCATGAAATAATGTTAGAGACAACTAAGCAGAAAAATCTACATTGTGAGTGAAATACATTTGGAGTGTTGACAATAACTAAGTTTGAAACACTCGTTCCGTTTCCAAACGTGTATGTGCTGTAAAGCaaacttaattaaattatttatatttacatataatttataataaaattattatatgtttcctctatgctgcgcctaaagagatcgatcaccagtggttggcgccagagcgaactagtaactcattgaatcatagatgtagatcagagataaataaactagattttttcagtgtgagaaatcggatgtatggcatgtgaagacagtcaaatgcgtgtgtctcactctcattgcgtgagagttggcaaccctgtaaccTAGATCTCCAGGTTGAGCCGAAATGAGTCTTATCGATTGTTAGCTAATAACTGTGATTTTAACTTGTATTTTGCCGTAACGTAAAATTGGACATGGTAGGCTGTTTCTCAAATATAGGCTATGCGATTATGTGAAAAAATTattaatgcatgtgtgtgtgcgcgagtgaaGACTGTTTACATGAACGAATCTCTAACTAAAGGTCAAATGCCATATCGCATCACAAGGGTCATGCAGTGTTACTAATTAAAAGACTGAGTGACACATGATGTGAACAGAGTGAAGCATTAAGTGTCTCTAATGAGGCCATATGAACGTCTATACACAGACTTGAAATATATCTATGGGTATGAAATAGTTGTGTGAAGACACATTTTGTTCACACCATGATATCTACTGAAGATACCTCAGTTTTCTCCAGACCAGTCTTTCTGCTTCTTTTTCCTTGAAACCTGAGAttaacaaattaaaaacaataAACCCTGTAAGGACTTCTGTAAATTGATAGCATGATGGCATGATGATAGCCTCCACATAAACTTGTATCCTGCTATCCAGTACAAATGTATAGTACTTCTAATCCTGCAATTTACAAGAGTGTCCTTGTGCTGTATGAAAAAAATCTTCTCTTCTGCACCCAACAGTGTGAGGTACAACAAGTTTACAGATATCGGCGCCCAGAAGCTGAGTAACGCCTTAAGAAGCTCCCCAAGCATCAAGTCTCTTCAGTAAGTAACTGACACTCACATTATTAACAGTTAAAACATTAATGTTACATTCCAGCGCATAAGTCTTACGCCAACCAAGAAAATCATTTAAAGCTGTTTATCAGAACATTGTTTACTTTTACAAACGTGGCTCCATGAAACACGGCATAATTACTTACTATGCTAGGCAAAAACTATTCAGCTTGTCTAATAGGTCTTCATATAGTTTGTGTTAGTGTGGCTTTTACATTCAGTTCCAGCTACTACATATCCAGCTTCTTTAGTTATAACTAAATTGTTTGTTGTCAGGTCTGCAGTATGGCATAATGCAATATGGCATTGTGCAGGTTTAGGCTTTAAAAAGGTTTCCCTTTATTACAATCAATGGAGCATGATGCAATTATGATAagactgtaattgaagaggggCACGTTGTGGCCATCTGCAGTCTTCCAAGATGGCTGCCTTAACAATgctcttcctttctttcttcttaGAATGTGGAATGGTTGTATCCCCTATGGGCTTTTTGAGCATCTTCATCATCAAGACTCAAGGATAAGGGCTATgcagtaaatgtgtgtatgtgtgtgtgtctctctctctctctcgctgtctaATACTACAATGCAGTTGTCATGGCTAAGACACTAAATGTTTCATTACTGAGTTTCTGTATTTCTGTAATACTGATTTTTCTATACAAATGCACaactaaaaaaagaaaaacatttttaaaataaacaaatgatgAATTTTGTACGGTGTTAAGTGTTTTAACGTTAGCCTTAATATCAAATGTAAATATACCCCGTTCCTTTGGCAGATTAATACAAGCTAATATTTCTTACCTCAAGTACACAAAAAACAATACCACTGTACCCATTTCAGATTTACATAAAGTGAAATTAGTTGTTTTTATTCAttgtttatatatacacactcactgagGGTTTCTGAAATGTGTCAGATCAAATACATAATTTACAGCATGTAACAAATGTACAGTTCAAAAGAGAATCTCATAGAAAGCAGCACAATACTGAGAATTTCAGAACCCTGCCTGCCATAATTTATTGCTTACCTAGATGATCTAGTTAAGAAAAGATTCATGCATAATTAGGACACATCTTCACATCGTTCCTGCTCTACCAAAATCAAAGGCCAATGTTAAGTGCTTGTTAATTAATAAAACTGCTGCAAATCCAGATTGTGAAACAGGATGAAGCTCTACTGGCCTTAAAGTGTCGTCTGTTGCACATAAACCAATATTATTACCATCACGGCAACTTTCTGACAGGGAATTGCTCATCTAAAATTAAGTAAGCAAGAAAGTGGTAATGACATCCAGTGTCAAGTGATGTCTCATGATGACCTCTTCGGCAAGAAACCCAAGGTGACGTTTCATGGAAAACCGAGCTTCCTTTCCACCTCTTCCTCCCCTTGATGAATTCCATCCAGTCGGAAGGTTTTCAAGTGGAGAAATTCTTCCTTGAGCCCAAAGGACCTGTGAGGAATACACCTTGTAAGTTGAAACCGTTTTGGCACAGATGAATATGCTGTTCACCACAAGGAAGGACCATACTTACTTTTTATGTGAAGAAATTTGAGTCAACCAGGGCAACATTTCTTCATGGTTGCAAAGAAAATGAACATACTTTTTTCCCCATTATTACTCGAGTCCTCTGATGCAATACTCCAGATGCCTTCTCCACCAGAAAGAGCTGCGAGGCAGCTCTGATCACATTCCCCATGTCAATGCTATTCCAGATATCCCTCAAAAACCTCTAGCTCAGTGTCTGTGTCATACGGGATGGAGGCTGGGTCAGAGAGAACACCCAGATCCACCAGGGCTTGGTCCATATCCTCTGGCAAGAACACTATTCCTACATTAAGCACTATGTATTCCATTAGAAAGGCATAGTAGAGTATCAGAACATTCACAAAAAATAGGCCCAGATAAAACATATATGGAAGCTCGTCGATTAATGATTCAACAGAATCTAACTGAGAATAAATTGAGTGTGTCATAGAATCCTAGACATATAATCTTGTCTCACGGGACAATCTTACAAGCATTCTTACGAGGAGACGCGTGTGTGCACGAAACACTTCATTTGAGTGTTCCTCTCAACTCGAGTTGTCCAGCTCGAAGGCGACGCACCGACCGCCACTCAAACCTCCGCTCCGCTGGCTGCCTTTAACGTCCATTTTGGTTCGGTTCCGCCGCGCGACAGGACAACGGGCGATTTAAGAGCCGAGGTGGCACATTTCCTAGACCGcctggtagcgcatatccactTATAGAAACGTTAAAATAAGACAAACCCCTCGCGGAGGTTTCGTCGACGAACAAAAACAAACGTCGCTCGCGTATGACGTCGCAGCAAACGACTGCGCATGCGTACGAACTGAACTGTGGGTATAGTAGTCCATACAGAGCAGTATGTCGTTTGCGCTGACTCGCACCTAAGCATTAATCGAACTACAAATCCCATCTTCACCCTCGGTTCCCTTCAGAACGGCTAACTTACCCAGTCGTCAGGTATCTCCAGGCCGCTAGCGATGTCTTTGCGTCGAGTCTCCCGCTCGTACCCCGACGGACGACCCCGCCTGGCCTAGTTAAATAACGGTGTCACCACACGGTCCGCCCGCAGCCATGTTCGGCCGCTCCAGGAGCTGGGTGGGAGGCCAGGGGAAGTCGAAAAACATTCACTCCTTGGACCACTTGAAGTAAGTGCTACCAGAGAATTAGCCACGAAGCTAACCAGCTAGCTACACAAACCTGAACTTGAGGGTCAGTCACAACATTTATCTTCCCTTCATCTTCACTAAACTGTCGTTTTTTAATCTAACCCGGTAGGTACATGTACCACGTCCTGACCAAGAACACCACCGTGACGGACCACAACAGGAACCTGCTGGTCGAGACTATTAGATCCATCACCGAGATCCTCATCTGGGGGGATCAGAATGACAGCTCAGTTTTTGAGTAAGTTTTGTCCCATTTATCACTGAAATCACAAGATACTTAATAACATTTGCATCTGAGTTCATATTTTCATGTATTCATGTGTGATGAACCAGTAAACAGTGGCCTAAACCTTTCTTAGTTCTtagattgttttttttaatgaagtTTCTAATGTGTACAAATCCACTAAaattctgttttctttttaGCTTCTTTTTGGAAAAGAACATGTTTGCGTTTTTTCTCAACATCTTGCGACAGAAATCCGGACGGTATGTTTGCGTCCAGCTCCTTCAGACGCTCAACATACTCTTTGAGAACATAAGTCACGAAACATCTCTATGTAAGTATTCGAGAGGCAACAGTCGCCGTGGG includes these proteins:
- the dexi gene encoding dexamethasone-induced protein homolog, coding for MTHSIYSQLDSVESLIDELPYMFYLGLFFVNVLILYYAFLMEYIVLNVGIVFLPEDMDQALVDLGVLSDPASIPYDTDTELEVFEGYLE